The DNA window GATGCTTTACtgcataaaataaaaacaaaacaaaaatccaaatcaaatcaaacaatgtACAGTCATTCGCATGAGAAAAagaagtcacgtgtctgcagctcaatgacaaaaAACACTGAAGGAACGCCGCTACACCCTCGGTTTGACTTGGAACTGGTCTGATCTGTGATAGAAGATTAAAGTCATTGATGCACATCTGTTGTCACGTAACAACGTAACATTGCACCTAGTGTCATCTGAAGTTGTTATTCGGTCCTTTTAATAGTTGTTCACTTGAACGACCTCACTGTGTGAGGACGGTTGATACAGTTGCATCACATCCGAGCCTCATCATATAATCTGCTGCAGTACCAACGCAGCCTTTCCTCCCAGTCTTGGCTGAATCATTCACTCTACTACCGtggtgcgggggagggggggggagccttaGAATTGTTGTTTATAATTGGGTTGATGGGGGGTTTAACCTGCTTTCAGAGACTGTGGGCCGCGTTCCGGGTTGACTGTTACCTAAACACAACACTGGAGAAACAACCAAAGTCAGCATTCTCCATCCAGGTCACACAACGTCCTTCCATTCCATAACCAAATCACATTCATTCTCTCATTTTAATATCATCAATTTATATTAGATAATAACCAACAACCGCTCTGCCAACCCTGTGCATGCTGGGACATAGTGTGCATAGTGAACTCTATTCTATCATCTCAAATGGAATGTAGAttctatttatattatttagatGACCAAAAAAGCTTGtagcaataagataaaataaatggaattcATGTCGATTACATATAACATCAAATAAACTTGCAAATTGTGGCCAATTCACGTGTTTAGGCGAATGAACAATACGGTAACCCTATGGTGAAGAGTACTAAACACTTCACTGTATCACTTGCTTGAATAATGTATTTTGTAAGTACCTTACTTGTAGAAGGTTGCTAGGATACCTGAAAGAAGACATGTTTTTGATGGCGCCTGAGGCCAAAATGAATTGTcagcaggtgtttgtgtgtgcggctGCAGCCTACGTACACCCGTCTGAGAGGGAACATTTCTCTACGTCAaagggatgtgtgtgtttgtgaaggggggggggggggggggggcagaaaggggGGTATGTGGGTGCAGCCTTCAAAGCCTGAACATTAGATTAACCCGTCCACAAACTCAATAGGATTGGATTACCCGGCCTGCCCCCTGTCCCGGGCCCTCAGCCTCTCCTCCTTCGCAAACCCTATTGTCCCTCATGAAAGGCATTACTGCAGGTATTCTGCAGCAAACTAGTTTGAATGCTTTCATGTGGAGTATTTGTTTGGGAGCcatttgctttatttaatgGCTGCAATTCTGCGTGAGAAGATCACCTTTTGTCAGAGAGCAAAAGTGGAACGGCCTTTAAGGGGCCCGCAAGCTATTTAGGCCGCCCGTAAGCCTTCAGCCAAATTGTGTTTTATTGCCCCATATGTTTTCTTGCAGGCGGGCTCATGTCCCGTGTTTGCATGTATTTTCTAGCCTAAATCCGCttgttttgtgtatgtgtgtcttagTCACTGTTAGGGCCACAATCTGAGCTGTCCAGCTAGGGCGATCCGCTACTAATCCCTCTGAACACAGACCGATTAGACCGAGGTCCGCTGTCATCCCAGTAAGCACAGggagtgtgagtgagtgtgtgtgtgtgtgtctgtaccgGTCAGTTTACGGGAAATTTGCTTTGTTAGTAAGCGGATTAATTTGGCTCGCCGTCACTAACGGCTTGGCAAAGTGCCCGGTCTCCTAATGACAGGGATTCTTATTAAATATGAACTGACGTGCCATGAATAACACCAGCACATTAGGTTGTAATGCGGCCTCTGACATGGGAGGACCTGAAGTGTGTCAGAGCCCATGGACATGCGAGAGCGCTGCATTGTGGGTACCgatgctgatattcaatgttTACACACTAAGAACTGTTTCTGTTACAGCATTACAGAAGGGTTACACTTGGATTGTAATTCACGTTCATTCTGTAATTCTTTTAACAATGCATTATTTTAAGCAAAGATCACATTGACTTTATGTTTTTAGATTcttatatttttgtaaaaatacTGCTTCTCCAGCTAAGGGAAAGTGTTGCTATGACACACAGTGATTAAATTAATCTGTGTATTGCTGCAATGGTTTTTGTAGTTTGATCAGACCTCTGACAAAATtggatttattattatctattatctgttatatttaataaagaaaatattgaaatttcAACAAAAAAGTTAATACTAATTTTGAGTACATACTTTTGTTATCAGTTGATCGGACTAATTTCAAAATGCCCGTAGAGCTTATTATTGAAGCAGTGGAATTGGATGAGTCCTGCAGTAAAATAGTCCCACGTATCAGTGGCCTCAAGAGGTTGCATCGCTGCTTCCCTCGTTGTGGGCTGCTAAAAGAAATAGTGGAAGGACACAGAGCTCCGCTTCTATTACAAAATGGATGCTGTGCGGATTTTCAAAATGGGAAATGTGGCATTTAGGCTGTCAAAGaggctctctctcacacacacactctatcacactctatcacacacacacacacacagagccatttAAGTCACCAGATTAAGACATCTTGATATTTCTTGACATTTTGGCTAAATGAAATGTTCCCCTTGGTACATGGTACATTGTCTCTATTAAATCAAGAAGGAACATTCCAGCTGTAAAATCAAAACCCTCCccagcacaaccccccccccccccccttcgcgcACTCCCACGCGCACAGCCTGAGCAGAATAAGGTTGTGCGTTAGGCCCCTCCCTGTCTCTACCAACACGCTCTGCCAACAATCGTCCTTAGAGCAAACCGGTGCGAGGTGTGAGGGTCCGTCCGGGCGTAGCACAGTACACCGCCCTCCACTGCGGGTGTCAACATGTCCCCCGTTAAAGCAACCAATAAGCAGAGAGGCCAGCGCGGACCAGGGGCGTATCCCTACTCCCTCATCTCCTCTTAGCATTCGGCACGACGCTCACGCAGTGCAAACCCAAAGCCTCCATAACAACCTTCATTTGGTAATTGCTACTACAGAGGTCTGAAAAATGAATTACTGATCAGCGAGCTGTTACCACGGTGATAACCGGCCAAAGGAGGAATTCTGcatggtagggggggggggatgggaacGTGTATATGTGCCTCGACTCTATCGTCTCTGAGTGCGTGACATTGGCTGTGTTGATAATATGTGCTTTACACAAGTAGCGGGACTGGAAACGGGCCCCTGAGGGGACGCAGAAGTGGTCCTGGAGGGTCCAGCAACAAATCAGGAGCACTCCATTAATTCCACAGAAGAATGCGGCCTCCGCAGAGTGAAGCTCGCAGCACAGTGCAGCAATGGTCCCAGCAAGCCTGATCACAGTACCAGAGGGAGGTCTCGCACTACTGTCATCACATTTTATGACTGATAAATCATTCCGAAAGAACAATTCCTGTTGTGTGAACAGCTCCCGCTAAACTTTGATTTACATTAATACTGCTCCTCCCTGACATTATTGTGACTGTAAACTCTGTGAATTGGTAAAAATCTGGTGATACGATATGTATCAGGATATAGGAACTACCACATTATATATTGTAAAACAAAGACTTACTTAAGTAAATAggtttttacaaaataaaaactgacaTATGTGATCTATTATTATGCAACTTCTTGTCTGTGTGCACTGTCAAAAAACTGAAGGTAGACATCAAATACAACACAGAATAAACCAACCACGGTAGTGTATGTCTTTAGCCAGCCCGTGTCTAGCAGGCTCCTTACCGCTCCAAAAACGCTCCCTCTTGATTCTATGAAGGCCCTTCAACACAGGACACATGAGGCGGGTCGCGCTGCCTTATATGATGTTATTTGAGCATTCATTATGCAAATGCTGGTTCTCATAAACGCAGGGGTGTCATTCATCAGGTCCTTCAGCTCTTTCACACAGTTATAAGAAGCCAGGCGCGTCTGCTGTATCTGACGTGGCTcacttttacaaaaacaagaactttGTATACCAGAAGGTTTTGTGTAAAGCATTTAGCATTTATTCATGGGAAAGATTCATAGTATATCCTGCAGCTAGTAGGTGGAGCGAGCTGTTaatttgtcaaaaaatgtgttttctgagGAAGTTAGTGTGCTTTCCTTTGGACAGACAGAATCATCTGCTGAGTGACGTTTTCGATCCATTTGGTTCCTCATTTTCTCTGATAGAGAAGCATAGACGTGTTCTAAAGGAAGCTCATTATGCCTACATACTAAAGTGTGTTGCAGTCTCATGCTAAATAAGCACACGTCTCACGCCTCCCATTGCCATCACATCCTACCCTCACATACCTGCACATGACACTGTGTGATGACACCGAGTGTGCAGTAATTGGTCATTTGATTCCTACCTTTGACCTAAACTGCAAATGCTCGTCTTTACTCTCTCCCTGTCACTCTTAGTACACATGGAGGAGGCTGGAACAttatcagcgtgtgtgtgtgtgtgttagatcaCAGTCATATGGCCTAAACAGCTGATTTTTCTGACACTTTAAGTGATACATAAATAACTCTTGGCACCACAACACAGCCAACATcaggaacaacaacacacacacacacaatcttgcAGCGGTTGCTCGTcgaccaaaacaaaaatataaaataaaggttCTGAAGCTATGAGGGTAAACAGCACGTGAGCACTGCTTCATCAAACTTATCTAATTGGaacatctgtctgtgtgtaatgCTCATGCAGCTCGAGATGGAAAAACAATACGCTCCTTTAAATCGGATTATATGGACAAGAACGAATGCCTCAGCATAAAAACCCGTAGAGTTCCTCTCCCCGACGTCCCGCCTGGGCCGAGACAAGGACATGTGTTTACTTGACAGCATCTACCAGAAAGTGACGCGGCGTGAGTGGACAAATTGCATGAGCACAGACGGAGGAAAAGCCTGTGTGCCCCTCGGCATTGTGGGAGCAGAATTGCGGGACGCTAAGCCATGCTATCAATTATGCTTTTCAAACAAAGACTTAATACAGAGCAAATAATCTGTTTGAAGGAACTAAGCTGGGCTGATAACTCGCGACAGAGTAACTGTCTCCCATCGCGCACCAAGGGTACTCAAAGTCAGCGGGGGAGGGCTGCCGGGGCGGGCCCAGGCTTACACTTCTAAGTTACCACAAGGCAAATGTGTGTCCAAAGCAGCAGAAAGCTCTGAACGTGTACCCAACGTCGACGCCCAGCGGGCCAATCAGattcttctttcctcttctctgaTCCGACACTTGTGAGAGCTGTCACTCAAAACATACACTAATGAATTCAAAGATATCTGCTCTGTTTGTCTCGAGTAGACGAGTAGGAAGAAGACATGTATTCTATTCCTTTCTATTCACTTCGTCTATTTAACTGGTAGATTCCGCCTAAATTCATCATCACAAATCACATAatgcctcatttgcattttaaaatgttgatttgtACCATATTCTCCAACATGTATGTCATTTTACAAAATGCGTCTTTTCTCAGATCCAGAATTCTCCTCTTGAGCAGCGCTTACATCCACCAAACTCTTTTTTCATTACTTCGTGTGTTCTGAAGGATTCTGTATTTTCGCAGCATGATTTATACAACAAGTTATTACAAACAACATGGAGGAAATCTGtttttgatgtgtgtttgtgattcatACAGAGTGAtcgagatatatatatatatctcgaTCACTCTGTGTGAATATATACATGATATATATAGAGTATATATAACAttaatgcatatatatacacatacagttgttattattattagaattcATAATACAATTAATTAATAACTAAATATAGTTATTATTCCCTTCAACAATCAGTGGCGACCTGTGGTACCTTTGCTGGAGAGCAGGTCTTTGTACTGGATGCAGCGCTTCATGTGGTAGGGGCTGTGGCCCCCATGTATGTTCACATGCCTCGTATGAGAGCTTCACGGGCACCTGAGTCTGTGCTCATGGGACTAATTGATGAAAGGCTTGTGATATGGAGAAGGGATTAAAGCCCCCCCTTGGTGATGAGGAGACCGCAGAAGGCTCTCCTTAAGAAGGCGTGAATCCGGTCTGAGCCTCGTGCTTGTCACATGGAGCCTCTCGCTCGCATCCACACACTCATAACCAAACCAAGGTGCAGACCCCGAGGGAcggcacacacacccacggtCAGTTGCTTGCTGCACAGCTAAATGCGATGGGACAACTGCCACCATTTGGCTTCATGAAAGGACAGACATTGGAGGTATATATTAAGAGTTTTCAGCAGTGCTTTGtttaaacatgcaaatgaaGCGTTAAATATGGACTCATTTGCATATACTTCTAGAACGTTAATTCGAAAGTTGGAGCCAGGTTTAAAATAATCCTTCATTGTGTAGGCACATTCATGTCAGAGGCAATACATTTGTATCACTTTATATCAATCAAAAATGTCCTTCATGGTTGTAACAACATATTGTATAAATCATGCTGTGAATGATATAGAATCCTTCAGGGCACGGAGAGTACTGAAGTGGAGAATTCTGGAATCTCAGAAAAAACAGCCTTTAAAGACGTGTTTTGTAAAATGacatacattttagtcaataTGGTGAAAATGAACGTTgcgtttaaatatgcaaatctgGCATTCTGTAATGCTGGCGTTTGGTAAATTTAGGAGGAACAAAGAACGGTAGAATGAATGTAACAGAGCAGAAACCGCTGAATTgaggatgaaaaaaacagtgtCTATCCTCCTCAGGGCCGAGCCGTCCAAAAAGTGTCCCCCTGACACCCGAACCACAAGCTGACAGCGTTCACATGAAATGCTTATGCCCTCACAATCGTGCCCCTCCACGAGGACCAGCCGGCTGACTGGGGCCCACATCTTCCacggtgggagaaaaaaaagtaaaagctgaAGCGTTTGAGAGGATCTGACTCCGTCTGTGTACAGCCAGCCGGACGGAATGAGAAGGCCTCCATGACGAGGCTGAGCCGACACCGCAACGGGCTCTTTTCTAccgaccccccctccacagacaCGAAACCCTGCATTCACGAGTCACTCGGGGCCAGATTGTGTGAGTTCTGATTGCTTGCTTTAAGAAGGAGGCCTcaagaaagagaagaacagGATGAGGAGGTAAGATGGTGgttggggagggagggcgagGAGTGAGAGTAGCTGCTCCAGTGAACGCGTTAATTATTCTAATGAACGACTGAATCGCGTGTTTTGTTTGTGACGATGGCGCTGCGACCTATTTGGTCCGCTTCCCCGGCGCCTCATTATAACGCGCGTCACGTCAAGTGGTCTCCGGCATCCGAGTGACCGAGCTCACGGGGAGCGGGCTCCTCATTAACACCGCCGCGTATTTACAAACTGCAGTGCTGGGGGACGAggtggagggagtgggggggcgtGGACCTGGACTGGGATTGGGTTCTGTCACTAGCATGGCTGagcttcttttcctttttcttatttttcaccAGAGGGAAACCATGAAGTCTGAAAAAGCATTAGTGTGGTTTAGTCAGATTCAAACCGTCAGTTTCTCAACGGGGTTCTCCTCATGTCCATTGATGATGATCGGATTTCTTTCatattaaaaaagattaagtgGAAGTATATTTTACGGGACACTTAATTTCATTTGGCTGTAAATCTTCATGATGATCCTTCAGTAACTCTTTTAGATTGtccttgtttttaattaaatgtcgCAAACTCTCGATTTAATACCATTGAAGTCAGCATTATTTATGTAATTACTTTAATATtctaattttaaaatataacttataagttttgtttgttgttatttgccATTTTCTGAGAATTTTCTAACATTTGGTTCAACTTCCTTTCAAATAAGTCAAGTGTTTGTTCATGGGTTTATTTCTCTCCTCCATATATGTTATGTTTGTTGTTCAgattgttcttttgtttgtcatccagattaaaaaatagaaaaccttCTGACCAGATTTTCATGAAATGCGTTGGAACGACGTATTATGGGAAAAAGAAGAATACATCTGGATGAAATACTTTAACCAATAAGCCCCATAATACAGTGGGGTGGATGTGTTTCATTTAAGTGACACAGACGCTGCTGGCAGCAAGATCAGTCCTTTAACATCAGTAgaagaaatatttcattttgatcTGTAGGTTGACTTACACCAACCTATGTTAGATTCACCTCATTCCCGTTAACATTCACTGCTACACAATTCGAACTAAGAAGACTGGTTCGCTGTGTAGGATGTTAATGTGACAATCTATAGCAGTGACTTCCTTCTGAGTGCTGGTCTGCTTAGATGTATATGAACAAAGTCTACACACTGCTGGGATACTTGAAGCCCTGGTGATTTGCTTTGTTGTCTTGGTGTTTACGTGAAAGCATTCAGcaacactcactcacacacacactcaaaaaatTCAGTGAGCCCTCTTACCGGAGGCGTGGCCTCGGTTGGTGGCGTCGTGGTCACTGTCTCCCTGCTCGCTGTCCCCATGGCCGCTGTCTTTGGAGCTCACCATGTCCGCCTCCTGGAACGCCGAGCTGGGACACAAAAGAGGGCGTGAAACGAAAGCCTCGCTTACTAAAGCTCCATTCTCATCACCCCAGTGAAGACAGTTATCAAAAGAGGCAACGGAGGCAGGAGGATGTGAAATAGTGTCCTCCCATATTTACCTGTTGACACGTCTCGGCCTGTCTACCAGGTAGCTGAGTTCAGCTCGCTGGTGTTTGGTCTGAAAAGGAAGGGTCGTATTTTTAGTTTGTGAGACCTGATGTTACATGAAGACCTTCAGGCCATCGACACCAAACTATTATGCAACCCACAGAGCAAGTCTGgcggcgggagggggaggggggcacaggcactcacacacacagagtgtccAGCAGCCTCTAAGCCAccatacatgtatacaaacagagctttttaaatattaacatgCAGCCCTCCCTGAAGCCTGCAGGAGGCAACATGTCAGCGCGGTGCTTATACAAGACACAGGAGGATGTGTAAAACTCCTAACAACAGCCAATATTCAGGGACCAGACATGTCAGTGAACTGTGGGGAAATGGAGATGATTTATCTGCCACATATTCAAACAGAATCACACTGGGTCGCAGCTGTGTGTGAGTCTGGGTGGGCTTCAGACATGCTCAGGGGTTTACACTGTAGGTATGAGAGGGACTCTTACCTCGTTCGACAAAATGCTGCCGTTTGATATGATGTCGGGCTGCTGGTCTGTGTACCCTGTCACTATGGCCCCGCACGGGTTGTGATCGGTGTCTGTGCTCCTAGACGGACTACACGGCTTTAGGAACATGAGGTCGGTTTTGGCAGACTCCGGAGTCAGACATACCTGGTAGCAATAGTTCTGGTTTTGGTGGTGGGAGCCAAAACTCCCCGACTCCTCCACGGGGACCTGAGCCATGCCGACCCCGCTGACGCTGCCGGCGCTCTGCACCAGCATGATATCCGACTTGCTGAGCTTTTTCTTGCGCGCACGGGCCTGCCGCGAGCAGCAGGAAGTGCAGCCCAGGCAACACTCGCTGGTCAGGCAGGTGTAAAGGTTCAGCTTTTTGTCCTTCTGGCAGCGTACGGCCAGCACGATCATGACGAGGAGGAAAATGAATGAGACGGAGCCCAGGGCGATGATGAGGATAAGCGTGAGGTCCACAGTGCCGTCTTTGGCCTTGGCAGTGCCCGCGCGGTCCCCAGCGCCGCGCCCCACGGCCACGCTGTCCACCAGCACCACTAGCACGCTGGCGCTAGAGGACAGCGGCGGCTGGCCGTGGTCCCTCACCTCGATCAGCAGGTCGTACAGCTGGTGGGGGTCGCGCTTAACAGACACCCGCCTCGCTGTGCGCAGCTCACCGGTCCTCCAGTCCATCCGGAACATGCCGTTCTCGTTCCCCCTCTGGATGCTGTAGGAAAGCCGGGCGTTCTCGCCATCGTCCGCATCCATGGCGACGACGCGGGTCACCAGGTAGCCCGGCTCGGCGGTGCGGGGCAGGGGCTCTTTGGCGGTGCCGTTCTTCCCCAGCGGGGCCAGAACCACAGGCGTGTTGTCGTTCTGGTCCACAATGATGACTTTGACCGTGGCGTTGGAGAAGAGCTCTGGTGCGCCTGAGTCTTTGGCCTGGACCATGAAAGTGAAATCCTTCAACTGCTCATAATCAAAGGACCTGAGTGCGTACAGGTAGCCTGTCTCCTCGTTGATGGACACGTATGTTTTGAGCGACATGCCCTGGATGTCACACTCTAATATGGAGTAGCTGATGAGCGCGTTCTGCCCAACGTCTGGGTCCCGAGCCGTGACGGCGTGTATGTATGCCCCCGGCACGTTGTTCTCGGTCACATACACATCATAGATGGTCTGCGTAAACGTGGGCGCGTTGTCGTTCTCATCTGACACCTGGACTCGGATGGACTTACTGGCGGCCAGAGAGGGCGTCCCTTTGTCCCGCGCCACTACGGTGACGGAGTAGGAGTCCGCCTGCTCCCGGTTAAGCGGGCCGTCGGTCACTATGGTGAAATAATTCCTAAAGGACGATTTTAATTTGAACGGGACATCGCCGAGGATCTCCACGTGGATCTGCCCGTTCTCCTCCGCGTCCTGGTCCGTGACGCTCAACAGAGCAATGACGGTGCCGGGGGCAGCCTTTTCGCTCACCGACTCGGTGACGGTGCTGAAGGTGATCTCCGGTGCGTTGTCATTCAGGTCGGTGACTTTGACCAGCACTTTGCAGTGCGCGGCCACGGCGTTCGGCCCCATATCCTTGGCCTGGACGAATATCTGATAGAGGCTGCTCTCTTCGAAGTCCACCTCTGCGCGCACCTCGATGCGGCCGGTGCGCGGGTCAATGCTGAACAGATCCTTTACGCGATTGGATATGTGGTTACTGAAGGAGTAAACGATCTCCCCGTTCAGTCCCTCGTCCAGGTCGGTGGCGTTCAGCTGTA is part of the Pungitius pungitius chromosome 2, fPunPun2.1, whole genome shotgun sequence genome and encodes:
- the pcdh10b gene encoding protocadherin-10b isoform X2 translates to MIVLLIVLCIADGVLSQIRYSVPEEADHGTLVGNIAEDLGLDLTKLASRRFQVVPSSRTPYLEVNLENGVLFVSEKIDREQICRQSPSCQLNMEVFLENPLELFRIEIEVVDINDNPPSFPETDITVEISESATPGTRFPLESAFDPDVGSNALRTYDITTNNYFYLDVQTQTDGNKFAELVLEKPLDREQQAAHRYVLTAVDGGQPPRTGTALLVVKVLDSNDNVPVFDQAVYTVSLSENAPVGTLVIQLNATDLDEGLNGEIVYSFSNHISNRVKDLFSIDPRTGRIEVRAEVDFEESSLYQIFVQAKDMGPNAVAAHCKVLVKVTDLNDNAPEITFSTVTESVSEKAAPGTVIALLSVTDQDAEENGQIHVEILGDVPFKLKSSFRNYFTIVTDGPLNREQADSYSVTVVARDKGTPSLAASKSIRVQVSDENDNAPTFTQTIYDVYVTENNVPGAYIHAVTARDPDVGQNALISYSILECDIQGMSLKTYVSINEETGYLYALRSFDYEQLKDFTFMVQAKDSGAPELFSNATVKVIIVDQNDNTPVVLAPLGKNGTAKEPLPRTAEPGYLVTRVVAMDADDGENARLSYSIQRGNENGMFRMDWRTGELRTARRVSVKRDPHQLYDLLIEVRDHGQPPLSSSASVLVVLVDSVAVGRGAGDRAGTAKAKDGTVDLTLILIIALGSVSFIFLLVMIVLAVRCQKDKKLNLYTCLTSECCLGCTSCCSRQARARKKKLSKSDIMLVQSAGSVSGVGMAQVPVEESGSFGSHHQNQNYCYQTKHQRAELSYLVDRPRRVNSSAFQEADMVSSKDSGHGDSEQGDSDHDATNRGHASGADLFSNCTEECKALGHSDRCWMPSFVASDGRQGPDYRSNLHVPGMDSVPDTERGKGFASSFRVDIPETA
- the pcdh10b gene encoding protocadherin-10b isoform X1, with the protein product MIVLLIVLCIADGVLSQIRYSVPEEADHGTLVGNIAEDLGLDLTKLASRRFQVVPSSRTPYLEVNLENGVLFVSEKIDREQICRQSPSCQLNMEVFLENPLELFRIEIEVVDINDNPPSFPETDITVEISESATPGTRFPLESAFDPDVGSNALRTYDITTNNYFYLDVQTQTDGNKFAELVLEKPLDREQQAAHRYVLTAVDGGQPPRTGTALLVVKVLDSNDNVPVFDQAVYTVSLSENAPVGTLVIQLNATDLDEGLNGEIVYSFSNHISNRVKDLFSIDPRTGRIEVRAEVDFEESSLYQIFVQAKDMGPNAVAAHCKVLVKVTDLNDNAPEITFSTVTESVSEKAAPGTVIALLSVTDQDAEENGQIHVEILGDVPFKLKSSFRNYFTIVTDGPLNREQADSYSVTVVARDKGTPSLAASKSIRVQVSDENDNAPTFTQTIYDVYVTENNVPGAYIHAVTARDPDVGQNALISYSILECDIQGMSLKTYVSINEETGYLYALRSFDYEQLKDFTFMVQAKDSGAPELFSNATVKVIIVDQNDNTPVVLAPLGKNGTAKEPLPRTAEPGYLVTRVVAMDADDGENARLSYSIQRGNENGMFRMDWRTGELRTARRVSVKRDPHQLYDLLIEVRDHGQPPLSSSASVLVVLVDSVAVGRGAGDRAGTAKAKDGTVDLTLILIIALGSVSFIFLLVMIVLAVRCQKDKKLNLYTCLTSECCLGCTSCCSRQARARKKKLSKSDIMLVQSAGSVSGVGMAQVPVEESGSFGSHHQNQNYCYQVCLTPESAKTDLMFLKPCSPSRSTDTDHNPCGAIVTGYTDQQPDIISNGSILSNETKHQRAELSYLVDRPRRVNSSAFQEADMVSSKDSGHGDSEQGDSDHDATNRGHASGADLFSNCTEECKALGHSDRCWMPSFVASDGRQGPDYRSNLHVPGMDSVPDTERGKGFASSFRVDIPETA